The Exiguobacterium mexicanum genome includes a window with the following:
- a CDS encoding Na+/H+ antiporter family protein, with the protein MNAVLLAVIVLFALAISRVHIVLSLILAAVVGGLVGGLGFNETLTAFSDGLGGGATIALSYALLGAFAVGLSKTGLPDILAEKLISMSGRDVTGKSVARVKALLLSFLLLLAISSQNALPIHIAFIPIVIPPLLVLFNELKLDRRLVATILTFGLVTPYMLLPVGFGGIYLNEILLPNVETNGMAVGDVNIVSIMAIPALGMLVGLVTAFFHYRKPRTYDTIQLGPTDYEIRTLSPLKIWLTAAVVLVVLVVQLQTESMIASAVSGLILLTLLRLIPWSEADDIFTSGMRMMAFIGFVMIAASGFAAVIRATGAIDPLVSGASGIMGDSQFVAALVMLLVGLVITLGIGSSFSTIPIIAAIFVPLCIQYGFSVEATIAIIGTAGALGDAGSPASDSTLGPTSGLNADGQHDHLRETVWPTFLHYNIPLIVFGLIAAMVL; encoded by the coding sequence ATGAATGCTGTCTTATTAGCTGTTATCGTATTATTCGCGCTCGCGATCAGTCGCGTGCACATCGTCTTGTCACTCATCCTTGCCGCCGTCGTCGGTGGTCTAGTCGGAGGTCTCGGATTCAATGAGACGTTGACCGCCTTCAGTGACGGGCTCGGCGGAGGTGCGACAATCGCCCTCAGTTACGCGTTGCTCGGCGCCTTCGCCGTCGGTCTATCAAAAACTGGACTCCCAGACATCCTGGCTGAAAAGTTAATCAGCATGTCAGGACGCGACGTCACCGGTAAGAGCGTGGCGCGCGTCAAGGCGTTGTTGCTATCGTTCCTCTTATTACTAGCAATCAGTTCGCAGAACGCTTTACCGATTCACATCGCGTTCATCCCAATCGTCATCCCACCGCTCCTCGTGCTCTTTAACGAGTTGAAGCTCGACCGCCGGCTCGTGGCGACGATCCTCACGTTCGGTCTCGTCACGCCGTATATGTTACTTCCGGTCGGATTCGGCGGGATTTACTTGAATGAGATTTTGCTGCCAAACGTGGAAACGAACGGCATGGCCGTCGGTGATGTCAATATTGTCAGCATCATGGCCATCCCAGCCCTCGGTATGCTCGTCGGTCTCGTCACCGCCTTCTTCCACTACCGGAAGCCGCGGACGTACGATACGATTCAACTCGGGCCTACTGATTACGAGATTCGGACGTTGAGCCCGCTCAAAATCTGGCTCACAGCTGCCGTCGTCCTCGTCGTGCTCGTCGTTCAACTTCAGACCGAATCGATGATCGCATCGGCCGTCTCAGGACTCATCCTGTTGACGCTGCTTCGTCTCATCCCTTGGTCAGAGGCAGACGACATCTTCACGAGCGGGATGCGCATGATGGCTTTCATCGGCTTCGTCATGATCGCAGCAAGCGGTTTTGCCGCCGTCATCCGCGCGACCGGTGCCATCGATCCGCTCGTCAGTGGTGCAAGCGGCATCATGGGCGACTCACAATTTGTCGCCGCGCTCGTCATGCTCCTCGTCGGACTCGTGATCACGCTCGGTATCGGTTCGAGTTTCTCGACGATTCCAATCATCGCGGCCATCTTCGTCCCGCTTTGCATCCAATACGGTTTCTCGGTCGAGGCGACAATCGCCATCATCGGGACGGCCGGTGCACTCGGTGATGCTGGTAGCCCGGCAAGTGACTCGACACTCGGACCGACGAGCGGCTTGAACGCCGACGGTCAACACGACCACTTGCGTGAGACGGTGTGGCCGACGTTCCTCCACTACAATATTCCGCTCATCGTCTTCGGTTTGATCGCCGCCATGGTGTTGTAA
- the gltB gene encoding glutamate synthase large subunit translates to MKRTGLYDSRFEKDACGIGLYVNLNGEKKHDIVSKSLSMLCKLEHRGGQGVIDAGDGAGIMTELPHELFLETMNLPTPGRYAVGMVFFQPDESRLQEKQRQMEAIADEFDYATIAWREVPVDSLAIGEHARVTQPTIYQWFVSCPFADYDSNERTLYQLRRTIEKTEDLNLYMPSLSTKTIVYKGMLTPEQIERFYLDLQAPAYKSTFGIVHSRFSTNTFPSWERAHPNRMIVHNGEINTLRGNIDAMRAREGVTSTDLFEDVNQLFPVLQETGSDSSMLDNAFEFFTRTGRSIAHTAMMLIPEPFAEVKIDPFKKDFYQYHSSIMEPWDGPTGVVFTDGRQIGAILDRNGLRPMRYIETLDGELILSSESGVIPVQAENVKSKQRLRPGQLLLIDLESKRLIPDAEIKQTIARAEPYGKWLKQMTKLEESPVEEPFVADLHRKQRAFGYTKEDIEQYLVPLILEKKDPIGSMGHDQPVAVLSERPRSLFHYFKQHFAQVTNPPIDALREKIVTATFTWLGPLANPVHTGRGHARRVWLKHPFLDGAAIEQVNETLRVERVDTTYEHDLEAALETLFERVEGLVRDGAEVIVLSDRDMNENLLAMPSLLVLSAVHQHLLRVNLRASCSLVAESGEVREVHQAAALIGYGADAVYPYLAYATIAEAVEAGQLSYSFDESVRRYQTASVDGIVKIMSKMGISTVQSYRGAQIFEAVGIDRDLIERHFRGTTSQLSGVGFTELEEESRRQHEAAYERERPLEAGADFQWRADGEEHAFNPKTIHLLQRACRENERRYYDAYVKLHESSGQFLRQLFAFKQQDAVPLDEVESVASIVSRFKTGAMSFGSLSKEAHETLAIAMNQIGGKSNSGEGGEDRNRFTSDEDGSERVSRIKQVASGRFGVTAEYLYHADEIQIKMAQGAKPGEGGQLPGNKVYPWVAEVRGSVPGVGLISPPPHHDIYSIEDLAQLIFDLKHVNPNAKISVKLVSKSGVGTIAAGVAKANADTIVISGYDGGTGASPRTSIKHTGLPWELGLLETHQTLALNGLRGRVTLETDGKLMTGRDIVLAAIFGAEEYAFATAPLVVLGCIMMRACHLDTCPVGVATQDPALRAKFMGKPEHVVNLMTFLAEDVREILASLGAKSLRDVIGRTDLLEESVWKQEHPKARTLDLAPMLSIPTALPEKEELPHPAYQSYDHRKLIPAVSRSIKSLQPTFFVGRVRNTDRAVGTMLGHEVTKVHGNVGLAEDTISLRLSGSAGQSLGAFLPSGITISVIGDANDYVGKGLSGGKLAVIAEKHAPFEESEQVIAGNVCLYGATSGMAFFNGHAGERFAVRNSGAVAVTEGVGDHGCEYMTGGTVVVLGTVGRNFGAGMSGGVAYLYGDQAYEQLVNEELVSIDRELTDEDAEQIYALLEMHQFHTDSVKARAVLEAFEQERKRFVKVVPRDYANVLDVMRHIEATRPELSDADRALELFRVVTEGGGA, encoded by the coding sequence ATGAAGCGAACAGGCTTGTACGATTCACGATTCGAAAAAGACGCATGTGGCATTGGGCTATATGTCAACCTAAACGGAGAGAAGAAACACGACATTGTCAGTAAATCATTATCGATGCTCTGTAAGCTGGAGCACCGGGGCGGGCAAGGCGTCATCGATGCCGGAGACGGCGCGGGGATCATGACCGAGCTACCGCACGAACTGTTCCTCGAGACGATGAATTTGCCGACACCAGGTCGCTACGCGGTCGGGATGGTCTTTTTCCAACCTGACGAATCACGGCTGCAAGAAAAGCAACGGCAGATGGAAGCGATTGCCGATGAGTTTGACTATGCGACCATCGCCTGGCGTGAGGTCCCGGTCGATAGTTTGGCCATTGGGGAACACGCCCGGGTGACACAGCCGACGATTTATCAATGGTTCGTTTCTTGCCCATTCGCAGACTACGACTCGAACGAGCGGACACTCTACCAACTCAGACGGACGATTGAGAAGACCGAAGACTTGAATCTATACATGCCGAGTTTATCGACGAAGACGATCGTCTATAAAGGGATGCTGACGCCTGAACAGATTGAGCGATTTTATCTCGATTTGCAGGCGCCGGCCTATAAGAGCACGTTCGGTATCGTCCATTCTCGCTTCTCGACGAACACGTTCCCATCATGGGAGCGGGCCCATCCGAACCGCATGATTGTGCACAACGGAGAAATTAACACACTCCGCGGCAATATCGACGCGATGCGAGCGCGCGAAGGCGTGACATCGACCGATTTGTTCGAGGACGTGAATCAGCTGTTCCCAGTCCTTCAAGAGACGGGCAGCGATTCGTCGATGCTCGATAACGCCTTCGAGTTCTTCACACGGACCGGACGTTCCATCGCTCATACGGCGATGATGCTCATCCCTGAGCCGTTCGCAGAAGTGAAAATAGATCCGTTCAAAAAAGACTTCTACCAATATCATTCATCGATCATGGAGCCTTGGGATGGACCGACTGGTGTCGTTTTCACGGACGGCCGTCAAATCGGCGCCATCTTGGATCGGAACGGACTGCGACCGATGCGTTATATCGAGACGCTTGATGGCGAACTCATCTTGTCGTCTGAGAGCGGCGTCATTCCCGTACAAGCCGAGAACGTGAAGTCGAAACAGCGACTTCGTCCAGGCCAGCTCCTATTGATCGACTTAGAGTCGAAACGCCTCATCCCTGACGCGGAAATCAAACAGACGATCGCGCGCGCCGAGCCGTACGGTAAATGGTTGAAGCAGATGACTAAGCTTGAAGAGTCTCCGGTCGAAGAGCCGTTCGTCGCCGACCTGCACCGGAAACAGCGGGCGTTCGGTTACACGAAAGAAGATATCGAACAATATCTCGTCCCACTCATCCTTGAGAAGAAAGACCCGATTGGTTCGATGGGTCATGACCAACCGGTCGCGGTCTTGTCTGAACGACCACGTTCGTTGTTCCATTACTTCAAACAGCACTTCGCCCAAGTCACGAACCCACCAATCGATGCATTGCGTGAGAAGATCGTCACGGCCACGTTCACGTGGCTCGGACCACTCGCGAACCCGGTCCACACCGGTCGCGGTCACGCCCGTCGTGTCTGGCTCAAACATCCGTTCCTTGATGGGGCCGCGATCGAACAAGTGAACGAGACGCTTCGCGTCGAACGGGTCGATACGACATACGAACACGACCTCGAGGCTGCCCTTGAGACGTTGTTCGAACGTGTCGAAGGGCTCGTCCGCGATGGGGCTGAAGTCATCGTCTTGTCGGATCGTGACATGAACGAAAACCTGTTGGCGATGCCGTCGCTCCTCGTCTTGAGCGCCGTCCACCAACACTTGCTTCGCGTCAACCTTCGCGCGTCGTGCAGTCTTGTAGCCGAAAGTGGCGAAGTACGAGAAGTCCACCAAGCGGCCGCCTTGATTGGGTACGGCGCTGACGCCGTCTATCCGTATCTCGCCTATGCGACGATTGCCGAGGCGGTCGAGGCCGGTCAACTGTCCTATTCGTTCGACGAGTCGGTCCGCCGCTATCAGACGGCGTCGGTCGACGGTATCGTCAAGATCATGTCGAAGATGGGGATCTCGACTGTGCAAAGTTATCGCGGGGCACAAATCTTTGAGGCGGTCGGCATTGACCGTGACTTGATTGAACGTCATTTCCGAGGGACGACGTCACAATTGTCCGGTGTCGGTTTTACCGAACTCGAGGAAGAGTCGCGCCGCCAGCATGAAGCTGCCTACGAGCGGGAACGACCGCTCGAGGCCGGAGCCGATTTCCAGTGGCGCGCTGATGGGGAAGAGCACGCCTTTAACCCGAAGACGATTCATTTGCTCCAGCGTGCCTGCCGTGAGAATGAGCGCCGGTATTATGACGCCTACGTCAAACTCCACGAATCGTCAGGCCAATTCTTGCGTCAATTGTTCGCGTTTAAACAGCAGGATGCCGTCCCGCTCGACGAAGTCGAATCGGTCGCCTCGATTGTTAGCCGCTTCAAGACGGGGGCGATGTCATTCGGTTCCCTTTCGAAAGAAGCCCACGAGACGCTCGCCATCGCCATGAACCAAATCGGCGGCAAGAGCAACTCCGGGGAAGGCGGGGAGGACCGGAATCGGTTCACGTCTGATGAGGACGGCAGTGAACGCGTCAGTCGCATCAAGCAAGTCGCAAGTGGTCGTTTCGGTGTGACGGCCGAATATTTGTATCACGCCGATGAGATTCAAATCAAGATGGCGCAAGGTGCGAAGCCGGGTGAGGGTGGACAATTGCCAGGGAACAAAGTATATCCATGGGTCGCCGAAGTGCGCGGCTCAGTCCCAGGTGTCGGACTCATCTCGCCACCGCCGCACCACGACATCTATTCGATTGAAGATTTGGCTCAGCTGATCTTCGACTTGAAGCACGTCAACCCGAACGCGAAAATCAGCGTCAAACTCGTCTCGAAGTCAGGCGTCGGGACGATTGCGGCCGGTGTCGCCAAAGCGAACGCCGACACGATTGTCATCAGTGGCTATGACGGAGGAACCGGGGCGTCACCACGGACATCAATCAAGCATACGGGACTCCCGTGGGAGCTCGGTCTGCTCGAGACGCATCAGACGCTCGCGTTGAACGGACTCCGGGGCCGCGTCACGCTCGAGACCGACGGTAAGCTCATGACCGGGCGTGATATCGTCCTCGCCGCCATCTTCGGCGCCGAAGAATACGCGTTCGCGACGGCGCCGCTCGTCGTGCTCGGTTGTATCATGATGCGGGCGTGTCACCTCGACACGTGTCCGGTCGGTGTCGCCACACAAGACCCGGCCTTGCGCGCAAAGTTCATGGGCAAACCCGAACACGTCGTCAACTTGATGACGTTCCTCGCCGAAGACGTGCGAGAGATTTTAGCCTCGCTCGGTGCGAAATCGCTCCGTGACGTCATCGGCCGGACCGACTTGTTAGAGGAAAGCGTCTGGAAACAAGAACATCCGAAAGCGAGAACACTTGATTTGGCGCCGATGCTATCGATTCCGACAGCGTTGCCGGAAAAAGAAGAGCTGCCGCATCCGGCCTATCAGTCGTATGACCACCGAAAATTGATCCCGGCCGTATCACGCTCGATCAAGTCGCTTCAACCGACGTTCTTCGTCGGCCGCGTCCGCAACACGGACCGCGCCGTCGGGACGATGCTCGGGCATGAAGTGACGAAAGTGCATGGCAACGTCGGTCTCGCCGAGGATACGATTTCACTTCGCCTCAGCGGATCGGCCGGCCAAAGTTTAGGGGCGTTCCTGCCGAGCGGGATCACGATCTCTGTCATCGGCGACGCGAACGATTACGTCGGGAAAGGCTTGAGCGGTGGGAAACTCGCCGTCATCGCCGAGAAACATGCCCCGTTTGAAGAGAGCGAACAAGTCATCGCTGGGAACGTCTGTCTCTACGGCGCGACGTCTGGGATGGCGTTCTTCAACGGTCATGCCGGAGAACGATTTGCCGTCCGTAACTCGGGTGCGGTCGCTGTGACAGAAGGCGTCGGCGATCACGGCTGTGAGTACATGACTGGTGGGACGGTCGTCGTCCTCGGTACGGTCGGTCGTAACTTTGGGGCCGGGATGTCGGGCGGAGTCGCCTACCTTTACGGGGACCAGGCGTACGAACAACTTGTCAACGAAGAGCTCGTCTCGATTGATCGAGAGTTGACCGATGAAGATGCCGAACAGATTTACGCGTTGCTCGAGATGCACCAGTTCCATACTGACAGTGTGAAAGCGAGAGCCGTACTTGAGGCGTTTGAGCAAGAACGAAAACGCTTCGTCAAAGTCGTACCGCGTGATTATGCGAACGTACTTGACGTCATGCGTCACATCGAGGCGACGCGGCCGGAATTGAGTGACGCCGACCGCGCCCTCGAACTATTCCGCGTCGTGACTGAAGGAGGGGGAGCATGA
- a CDS encoding glutamate synthase subunit beta yields MRHKFIDIPRETLPERSVLERIHDYSEYASRMEDGPIVKQAERCMDCGTPFCHVGDMIGQETIGCPIHNLIPEWNKLVTDQDWYRAYERLMETNNFPEFTGRVCPAPCEGSCTLGISEDPVAIKSIERTIIDRAFEEGWVKPRHIMKRTGRRVAIIGSGPAGLAAADQLNQLGHAVTIYEKADEAGGLLFYGIPNMKLEKDVVRRRVRLLEAEGIRFKTGVNVGTDVTIESLRHTYDAVILATGAQKQRTLGIDGDDATGVEPAMDYLTESTRVLGGKSLDARYDANGKDVIVIGGGDTGADCVATAIRQGAKSVTQFGKHPEKGMFRAPEKPWPLQPDTLSTDYAYAEAIEHFDRDPRTYLIRSNRVIKQGDRVVGIETERMEKIVKPDGQATFFVVDGSVETYPADLVLVAIGFERPERELRKVGIEANHDYTSNIEGVFVAGDARRGQSLIVWAIREGREVAETVDGYLNTCQQQLKTSS; encoded by the coding sequence ATGAGACATAAATTTATTGATATCCCACGGGAGACATTGCCAGAACGTTCCGTCCTCGAACGGATTCATGATTACAGTGAATACGCTTCACGGATGGAAGACGGACCGATCGTCAAACAAGCCGAGCGTTGCATGGATTGCGGCACCCCGTTCTGTCACGTCGGGGACATGATCGGACAAGAGACGATCGGCTGTCCGATTCACAACTTGATTCCCGAGTGGAACAAACTCGTGACGGATCAGGACTGGTATCGGGCCTATGAGCGCTTGATGGAGACGAACAACTTCCCGGAGTTCACGGGTCGTGTCTGTCCGGCTCCGTGTGAAGGCTCGTGTACGCTCGGCATCAGTGAGGACCCGGTCGCCATCAAATCGATTGAGCGGACGATTATCGATCGCGCCTTCGAGGAAGGCTGGGTCAAACCTCGTCACATTATGAAGCGGACCGGCCGCCGTGTCGCCATCATCGGCAGCGGGCCGGCCGGGCTCGCGGCGGCCGATCAGTTGAACCAGCTCGGCCATGCGGTCACGATTTATGAGAAAGCGGATGAGGCGGGCGGCCTGTTGTTCTATGGCATCCCGAACATGAAGCTCGAGAAAGATGTCGTCCGGCGTCGTGTCCGTCTGCTTGAGGCGGAGGGGATCCGCTTCAAGACGGGCGTCAACGTCGGGACCGATGTGACCATCGAGTCACTCCGTCACACATACGATGCCGTCATTCTAGCGACGGGGGCTCAAAAACAACGGACGCTCGGCATCGATGGAGATGATGCGACAGGCGTCGAGCCGGCGATGGATTATTTGACGGAATCGACGCGGGTACTCGGCGGGAAATCGCTCGACGCCCGATACGACGCGAACGGGAAAGACGTCATCGTCATCGGTGGCGGGGACACGGGCGCGGACTGTGTGGCGACGGCAATCCGTCAAGGCGCCAAGTCAGTGACACAGTTCGGGAAACACCCGGAGAAAGGTATGTTCCGGGCACCGGAGAAGCCATGGCCGCTCCAGCCGGACACGTTGTCGACCGATTACGCCTATGCGGAAGCAATCGAACACTTCGACCGTGACCCGCGCACATATTTGATTCGTTCGAACCGGGTCATTAAACAAGGGGACCGGGTCGTCGGAATTGAGACGGAACGGATGGAGAAAATCGTCAAACCGGACGGACAGGCGACGTTCTTCGTCGTCGACGGTTCGGTCGAGACGTATCCAGCTGATCTCGTACTTGTCGCCATCGGATTCGAACGACCGGAGCGTGAACTTCGGAAAGTCGGCATCGAGGCGAACCATGACTATACGTCGAACATCGAGGGTGTGTTTGTCGCAGGGGATGCGAGACGGGGACAAAGTTTGATCGTTTGGGCGATCCGGGAAGGCCGCGAAGTCGCGGAGACCGTCGACGGATACTTGAACACTTGTCAACAACAGCTAAAAACTTCATCATAA